In Gemmatimonadota bacterium, the following are encoded in one genomic region:
- a CDS encoding TRAP transporter permease translates to MNSEFEQGGEVSTPHRVLTGRHQVLVVVVGVCLSLFHLWSNTLGVLPELQRNATHYAFILFLGYLLYPVSSRYASRTLILDYFFAILSLVVALYLVFFEDALHARNEVPNTADLIFAGIAILLLLEITRRTTGFFIPLLALVFLTYALFWGRYISGIWAFPGVSFPRLLYRMYFAPDGIFGTIATISSTFVALFVLFGAFLLRSGAGDFMIRLALALLGRTVGGPAKMAVFASGMLGSISGSAVANTVGSGSLTIPMMKRTGFSPTFSGAVEAAASTGGQLMPPIMGAGAFIMSQWTQIPYLTIVAVSFIPALIYFLSVTFFIHFRARKRGIVPLSASEVPDIRATIREGWHFAIPIVVLVGTLIYGFTPTFAAATGTASIVVASWLNKNTRMNIRDIVDALALGAHNMITTGIILLCAGIIVGVVLMVGVGIKFSLLISAIAGSSVFITVVLIAIASLILGMGLPVTASYIVLAVLAAPALTNLGVSLIAAHLLIFWYSQDANVTPPVCLAAYSAAGIAGANPLRTGFESWRIAKGIYFIPLLFCYTPILFEGETWRVIETVIATLLGLLSFAAASEGFHMVSLGVLYRVLFLAAAVLLLWPLLVCHAVGVAIFLVLILLQRHAAT, encoded by the coding sequence TTGAATTCCGAATTTGAACAGGGCGGCGAAGTGAGTACACCGCATCGCGTGCTTACTGGCAGGCATCAGGTGCTGGTCGTTGTTGTGGGGGTCTGCCTGTCTCTGTTTCACCTGTGGAGCAATACGCTGGGCGTTTTGCCCGAATTGCAGCGCAATGCCACCCATTATGCCTTCATTCTTTTTTTGGGATATCTGCTTTATCCCGTCTCTTCGCGCTATGCCTCGCGCACGCTAATTCTCGATTATTTTTTCGCCATTCTCTCTCTCGTCGTCGCCCTTTATCTCGTGTTTTTTGAGGATGCGCTGCACGCCCGCAACGAGGTGCCGAATACGGCTGATCTCATTTTTGCGGGTATCGCGATTCTCCTTTTGCTCGAGATTACCCGTCGTACGACAGGTTTTTTCATTCCGCTGCTCGCGCTTGTATTTCTCACTTACGCGCTTTTTTGGGGGCGGTATATTTCGGGTATATGGGCGTTTCCCGGTGTGTCATTTCCGCGCTTGTTATATCGCATGTATTTTGCGCCCGATGGTATTTTTGGTACGATTGCGACTATTTCATCTACTTTTGTCGCGCTTTTTGTGCTTTTTGGCGCGTTTCTCCTGCGTTCGGGTGCGGGCGATTTTATGATTCGTCTGGCGCTCGCGCTGCTCGGGCGCACAGTGGGCGGACCGGCAAAGATGGCGGTTTTTGCCAGTGGGATGCTCGGTTCAATTTCGGGGAGTGCTGTGGCAAATACGGTGGGGTCGGGTTCGCTTACTATTCCGATGATGAAGCGCACGGGTTTTTCGCCTACGTTTTCAGGCGCGGTCGAGGCGGCGGCATCTACGGGTGGTCAACTCATGCCGCCGATTATGGGTGCGGGTGCGTTTATTATGAGTCAGTGGACGCAAATTCCCTATCTGACCATTGTCGCCGTGTCTTTCATCCCGGCGCTTATCTATTTTCTCAGTGTTACTTTTTTTATTCATTTTCGCGCGCGAAAACGGGGAATTGTGCCTTTGTCCGCTTCGGAAGTCCCGGATATCCGCGCTACGATCCGAGAAGGCTGGCATTTTGCGATTCCTATTGTGGTGCTCGTGGGCACACTGATCTACGGTTTTACACCCACGTTTGCCGCGGCAACGGGAACCGCGAGTATTGTTGTTGCGAGCTGGCTGAATAAGAATACGCGCATGAATATCCGCGATATTGTCGATGCACTTGCGCTGGGTGCTCACAATATGATTACGACCGGGATTATTCTTTTGTGTGCTGGTATTATTGTGGGTGTGGTGCTGATGGTTGGCGTTGGGATTAAATTTTCTTTGCTCATTTCGGCGATTGCCGGAAGCAGTGTGTTCATTACTGTTGTGCTCATTGCCATCGCGTCTCTGATTCTGGGCATGGGCTTGCCGGTGACGGCATCTTATATCGTGCTGGCAGTGCTGGCTGCGCCTGCGCTGACCAATCTGGGCGTTAGTCTGATTGCGGCGCATTTGCTGATTTTCTGGTATTCACAAGATGCCAATGTCACGCCGCCGGTTTGTCTGGCTGCGTATTCCGCTGCGGGTATTGCGGGGGCAAATCCGCTGCGTACGGGTTTTGAGTCGTGGCGCATTGCCAAGGGTATTTATTTTATTCCTCTGCTTTTTTGCTATACGCCTATTCTTTTTGAAGGGGAGACCTGGCGCGTTATTGAGACTGTGATAGCTACGCTTCTGGGTCTGCTGTCTTTTGCGGCGGCTTCTGAGGGTTTTCACATGGTGTCGCTGGGTGTTCTATACCGCGTCTTGTTCCTGGCGGCAGCGGTGCTGTTGCTTTGGCCTTTGCTGGTATGTCATGCTGTTGGAGTGGCGATTTTTCTCGTTCTGATTTTGTTACAAAGACATGCCGCTACATAA